The window GGACAGGGGTCCGGTTTCGTGTTTGCGGCAAAAGACGGATTTCTATCCGAGAAGACATACATAATAACAAACAACCACGTTGTAGAGAATGCTGACGAGATCAAGGTACAATTTCAAGATGGCGCTGAATATAAAGCTAAAATCACGGGACGTGATCCCCAGTCAGACGTTGCGGTTATAGAAATCAAAACCGGAGATATAAAAGCTGCCAGATTGGGAGACTCTTCCGATCTGGAGGTTGGGGAGTGGGTTGTAGCAATTGGAAACCCATTCGGACTGAGCCACACTCTTACTGTAGGTGTGGTGAGCGCTACGGGGCGTACCAGTATCGGTATCAATGATTATGAAGATTTCATCCAGACCGATGCTGCGATCAATCCGGGCAATTCCGGCGGACCATTGGTCAATCTGGATGGTGAGGTGGTGGGTATCAATACTGCCATCTTTAGCCGCAGTGGAGGCTATATGGGAGTTGGCTTCGCTATCCCGATCAATCTAGCCAGGGAGATAGCCAACCAGTTAATCGATAAAGGCGAGGTAACGCGTGGTTATCTTGGCATAGTGATTCAACCGCTTACTGCTGACCTTGCCAAATCATTTAATATTGAAATGGGTAAGGGTATACTTATCTCTCAGGTATCAGAGGACTCCCCTGCAGAGAAAGCGGGTTTACGCCAGGGAGATGTTATCATTGCTTATCGCGGAGAACCGGTAACGAATGTCGGCAATTTCCGCAACAGGATAGCGCTCACTCAACCAGACAGCCGGGAGGAGCTAACGATCCTGAGGGAGGGAAAGCAGAAGACACTTACCATAACAATTGGCAAGCTCACCAAAGACAAACTTATTGCACAGTCTCCGGCCCAAAGCACAGAGCAGCTTGGTTTGACGGTACAGACGCTTACACCACAGTTGGCGGAACAATTTGGAGCAAAAGAAGATGAAGGCGTCGTGGTGACGGAAGTCAAACCCGGATCCATCGCTGCAATGGCGGGTATCAGGTCTGGCACGGTGATCATGCAGGTAGACCGTAAACCAGTAAAAAGCGCTGCCGAGTTTAAGAGTGCAGTTGAGAAGAGCAGCAGTGACAAGAGTGTACTGTTGCTCATTCAGAGAGGAGAGATACAGCAATATATTGTGTTGAGTTGGTAAGCCATGAAAATTAGGGAAGCGTCTATATTTTCAATCTAATTACTGAATGGAGGCGATGTATTCAAAGATTGTGAAAAGATTACGTCTTTTGAGATAAAGGAAGGAGACTACATTAAGGCCAGGCATTCTCATATTGGAGACAGTGCAATCCTGCTGGATACCTGTCTGATTGTTAAAAAGTAGTGTACGTTTTAACTAAACGCTCACATAATTCATTGGCCGCTTGAATCCCGGCGGCCAATGAATTTAATAAGTTGTCTGCTGGATTTTTCAACCAATCTAAAACAGATATTCTTACACTAGTAATGAATACCACATTTGTTGGCGCCACCCAAAGAGGTCAGGCATCGGCCCACATTCACTTTCCTCATCAATACTCTAAGGGTTCTAACGCTTCAGAATGTGGTTTTTGAGAATGAAAAATAATTGTAGTGGTTTTAGGAAAATTCTCATCTAGAAAGAATCTCATTGAGTGGAGGCCTCGTATGATAATTCTTCAAATTGAGCCAGTTTACTGCCAAAGGATAAAGCTGCGTAGATATCCTCACGTGTTATATTAGGGTAATCCTCAAGAACTTCCTCGATCGAGTTACCAGCACCTAAAGCACCAAGTAAATTACTTACAGGCACTCTCGTACCTTTAATTACCGGTTTTCCATGACAAATCTTCGGACTTATTTCAATTCTTGAATTCATTTTCTGTCGACTCCATATTCTTTTTGAGACCGAAACCCTTCGATAATCT is drawn from Candidatus Scalindua sp. and contains these coding sequences:
- a CDS encoding DegQ family serine endoprotease translates to MKTNISMRFIFLLFLFIFTAGPVYALEEKGVKNLRQTSKAFAAVAREVSPSVVFIRVEAKVPGSSINRFQLPFGNEWPFEDDLFRRFFGDKFPGTPREPRSEEPRGENRTMGQGSGFVFAAKDGFLSEKTYIITNNHVVENADEIKVQFQDGAEYKAKITGRDPQSDVAVIEIKTGDIKAARLGDSSDLEVGEWVVAIGNPFGLSHTLTVGVVSATGRTSIGINDYEDFIQTDAAINPGNSGGPLVNLDGEVVGINTAIFSRSGGYMGVGFAIPINLAREIANQLIDKGEVTRGYLGIVIQPLTADLAKSFNIEMGKGILISQVSEDSPAEKAGLRQGDVIIAYRGEPVTNVGNFRNRIALTQPDSREELTILREGKQKTLTITIGKLTKDKLIAQSPAQSTEQLGLTVQTLTPQLAEQFGAKEDEGVVVTEVKPGSIAAMAGIRSGTVIMQVDRKPVKSAAEFKSAVEKSSSDKSVLLLIQRGEIQQYIVLSW
- a CDS encoding DUF433 domain-containing protein, producing MNSRIEISPKICHGKPVIKGTRVPVSNLLGALGAGNSIEEVLEDYPNITREDIYAALSFGSKLAQFEELSYEASTQ